TAAAACAAGCCTTTGACGCCTCCGCTAACCCCATTCCAACTTCCACCGTAATTGCTTCGTCCATCGGCAAAGAGTCCTACGGAGACAACACCCCATAAACCGTTAACTCCATGAACGGACATAGCTCCGACCGGATCATCGATTCTTGGAACACGGTCAAGGAATTCAACCGATAAGCATACGAGAATGCCAGCGATCCAACCGATGACGGCTGCAGCCAAGGGATTCACAAAACCACTGGGTGCGGTAATTGCAACGAGTCCTGCCAGTAAGCCATTTCCGGCCATTGATGCATCGGGCTTTCCATAGCGCATCCACATGTAAAGAAGAGCTCCGAAAGAACCCGTGCACCCTGCTAACATGGTGTTGACAGCAATGCTTCCAATGCGTAAGGCTCCATTACCCGAAGCTCCGAGGGTGCTTCCTGGATTAAATCCAAACCAACCAAACGCAAGGATAAAACATCCGCAAAGGACTAAAACGATGTCATGTCCCGGGATGGCATTGGGTGTCCCGTTTTTGTTGAATTTTCCGATGCGAGGACCCAGAATCATTGAGACTGCAAGTGCGGTGACGCCTCCGATAGAGTGCACAACACCGGATCCTGCAAAATCACAATATCCATGACCCAGATTAAAGTTAACTCCAAGCTGAGAAAGCCATCCGCATCCCCAAGCCCAGTTGCCGAATAAAGGATAAACCAGGGCTCCTAAGAAAATGGTGGAAATGCAAAAGGCTGAGTATTTCCAGCGTTCTGCGCAAGAACCTGTCACGATGGTGGTGGTGGTATCCATGAATACCATTTGGAATAAGAAAAGAACCAGGGCACCGACATCATAGGTAGTCCCGCTCAAGAAAAACCCCTTTGTGCCAAATAAAGCCCATGGCTTTCCAAAAAGATTCATCGTAAATTCACCGTTTAGGGGGTAAACGCCCCCCAAATTTGCGATCGGTGCGCATCCCCCCATTTGAATGGCAAATCCACAAACGTAATAAGCAAACAACCCTAAGCCATAGACCATAAAATTCATCATCATGGTATGGTTCGCATTTTTTGCTCTTATGAGACCCGTTTCAACGAGAGCAAAACCAGCCTGCATGAACATCACCAAAAATCCAGCGATCAGTGTCCATACAAAATTAATTGCGATCTTATTTTGTCCCACCTGATTGACGAGATCTGCCAGTGACAAACCTTTTTTTGTGTCAGAGATAGTGACATCATTGGCTGTTCCTGTCATCTCTGCTCCAGGATCACCTTTGGCCGCTATTTCAGTCGTATCAGGACCTTTGACTGCACTTAAATCTTCCTCTGTTAATGCACCTGCCCTTAAGGAAGCAGCGCACGATAAAAATGTGCCGATTCCAATAACGGCTAGAAGGATTCTGGCCTTCATCTTTAACGATTTCATATCAATTATTCTCCTTTTTTATTTCTTCCAGATGGCACGTGCTAAATAATAACGGTTCAAGATGCCTAAAATTCCAAAGATCGATACAGCGATACCCGCACAAGCAAAAATAAGCCGGCCGGCATTAGAAGAGGTCATGAATAAGCCAGACATGGCCAGGACCCAGCCTCCTAATACAAAGAGAATTCCGATCAGTCTCATACACCCTCCTCTCTTCGGGCAGCTCTAAAGGTAAAGCCCGACAATACAATCAATGCTGATCCTGCAAGTAAGCCGATGATGCCTGTGCCTACCGCAGCCGTTCCAAAAATCGTAAATCCCAGTAAAAACCAGAACACTGCCCACCCGGATTTTTTAGTTGTTCCTACTACTGCCATAAGTCCTCCTTCTTTCCTTGAAGATTTTAAAACCTGACCCCTTAGAAAAGCCAACAACGACAGGAAAACTCTTCGGTGCTTTAGAGAGCCTTCTCGCCGCTCTCCCCCGTCCTGATTCGTATTGCACTCTCAATCG
Above is a window of Chlamydiota bacterium DNA encoding:
- a CDS encoding ammonium transporter, which produces MKSLKMKARILLAVIGIGTFLSCAASLRAGALTEEDLSAVKGPDTTEIAAKGDPGAEMTGTANDVTISDTKKGLSLADLVNQVGQNKIAINFVWTLIAGFLVMFMQAGFALVETGLIRAKNANHTMMMNFMVYGLGLFAYYVCGFAIQMGGCAPIANLGGVYPLNGEFTMNLFGKPWALFGTKGFFLSGTTYDVGALVLFLFQMVFMDTTTTIVTGSCAERWKYSAFCISTIFLGALVYPLFGNWAWGCGWLSQLGVNFNLGHGYCDFAGSGVVHSIGGVTALAVSMILGPRIGKFNKNGTPNAIPGHDIVLVLCGCFILAFGWFGFNPGSTLGASGNGALRIGSIAVNTMLAGCTGSFGALLYMWMRYGKPDASMAGNGLLAGLVAITAPSGFVNPLAAAVIGWIAGILVCLSVEFLDRVPRIDDPVGAMSVHGVNGLWGVVSVGLFADGRSNYGGSWNGVSGGVKGLFYGDPGQLVAQLIGVATLVGIIFTLSFVFNWIVDAVVGQRSSAQAEMEGLDIPEMGALCYPDFQLKAE